From Vreelandella neptunia, the proteins below share one genomic window:
- a CDS encoding AraC family transcriptional regulator, giving the protein MPSTIRQIPLASATHHHTHDFHQIVITLCGSSEFEIEGLGGRVNAFSGCIVPANHEHYYSGYGHNRQLIFDLPEDAPALTGENRELVALFDAPRFFGLDNALRHYLEFMQSELAQGFDTSTNSFQQDRLAATLLGSLKARLGTTASSTQQRLDLTRINRFIRQHLAEDLRVADLARLACLSEAHFSDCFRAQTGLSPWQYVKRQRLHAARQLILQSRLPLTDIAIQTGFANQSALSHAFRRSYGLSPRKLRQCDAPPLTTNAPKQPISPMASQQKLY; this is encoded by the coding sequence ATGCCCAGTACCATTCGACAAATACCACTAGCCAGCGCTACACATCACCACACCCATGATTTTCATCAGATTGTGATTACGCTGTGCGGCTCTTCAGAATTTGAAATTGAAGGCTTGGGTGGGCGCGTCAATGCATTCTCGGGCTGTATCGTGCCCGCAAACCACGAGCACTACTACTCGGGTTACGGTCATAACAGGCAGTTAATTTTCGATCTTCCCGAAGACGCCCCCGCGCTAACCGGTGAGAACCGTGAACTGGTAGCGCTATTCGACGCCCCACGCTTTTTTGGTCTAGATAACGCACTGCGCCACTACCTGGAGTTTATGCAAAGCGAGCTTGCTCAAGGGTTTGATACGTCGACTAACTCCTTTCAGCAAGACCGTTTAGCCGCCACGCTACTGGGCTCACTAAAGGCCCGCCTGGGTACTACCGCCAGCAGTACTCAGCAGCGCCTGGATTTGACGCGTATTAACCGCTTTATTCGTCAACACCTCGCCGAAGACCTGCGCGTCGCTGATCTAGCGCGACTTGCCTGTCTAAGCGAAGCGCATTTTTCCGACTGCTTCCGCGCTCAAACGGGGCTTTCGCCCTGGCAGTACGTCAAACGCCAACGTCTACACGCGGCCCGCCAACTGATCCTGCAAAGCCGACTTCCCCTCACCGATATTGCGATTCAAACCGGCTTTGCCAACCAAAGTGCGCTTTCTCATGCATTTCGGCGCAGTTACGGATTATCGCCGCGTAAACTGCGTCAATGCGATGCACCACCATTGACAACCAATGCACCAAAACAACCCATAAGCCCAATGGCAAGCCAGCAAAAACTCTACTAA